One Dioscorea cayenensis subsp. rotundata cultivar TDr96_F1 chromosome 17, TDr96_F1_v2_PseudoChromosome.rev07_lg8_w22 25.fasta, whole genome shotgun sequence DNA window includes the following coding sequences:
- the LOC120280971 gene encoding LOW QUALITY PROTEIN: protein HOTHEAD-like (The sequence of the model RefSeq protein was modified relative to this genomic sequence to represent the inferred CDS: substituted 3 bases at 3 genomic stop codons): protein MPNLPYDYIVVGGGTAGCPLAATLSKIFRVLVLERGGSPYGNANISRLENFHISLAHSTPTSPVQRFLSTDGVFNHRARVLGGNTCINAGFYSRAQPSFVRNAGWDEVLVNESYKWVEDKIVFLKPAAPWQSSVKDGLLEVGVTPFNGYTYQHINGTKFGGSIFDKNGFRHTAADLLAAGNPPNLHVFIYATVQKIVFDTKGTNPKAIGVIFNDENGNRHEASIKADEQSEILLTSGAIGTPQLLLLSGVGPEEDLRKMNITVILNNEHVGKEMADNPSNNIQIPSPEIQKQTLLQVVGITTKGFYVESSSGFGQNNDSIVTIENGNMSEVIFILDYINNIINIYQINXCETIIXCSXKEIFRGGSILEKVIGPLSKGNLSLVNTNVTSNPAVTFNYFAEPEDLRRCVAGVSLLLKIAKTRPVIELMGNLSYTDEMLLNMSVNANINLIPKSGNETKSLPEFCKRSVTTLWHYHGGCIVGKVVDRDYKVIGVGRIRVADSSLFVESPGTNPQATVMMLGRMMGVKMIRERLRAG from the exons ATGCCAAACTTACCATATGACTACATAGTGGTTGGAGGAGGAACAGCAGGGTGTCCATTGGCAGCAACACTGTCTAAaatatttagggttttggtgctAGAAAGAGGTGGATCACCATATGGAAATGCTAACATCTCACGCTTAGAAAATTTCCACATTAGTTTGGCACACTCCACACCAACCTCTCCTGTTCAAAGGTTCCTATCAACTGATGGTGTTTTCAATCATAGAGCAAGAGTTTTGGGTGGCAATACTTGCATCAATGCTGGCTTCTACTCTAGAGCTCAGCCTAG TTTTGTAAGAAATGCTGGATGGGATGAAGTGTTGGTGAATGAGTCATACAAATGGGTGGAGGACAAGATAGTCTTCTTGAAGCCAGCGGCGCCATGGCAAAGTTCAGTGAAGGATGGGCTCTTGGAGGTTGGAGTCACTCCCTTCAATGGATACACCTATCAACATATCAACGGGACGAAGTTTGGCGGTTCTATCTTCGATAAGAACGGCTTCCGACACACCGCCGCCGATCTCTTGGCCGCTGGCAACCCCCCCAACcttcatgttttcatttatgCCACTGTGCAAAAGATCGTCTTTGATACCAAAG gtACAAACCCCAAAGCGATCGGAGTGATCTTCAACGACGAGAATGGCAATCGACATGAAGCATCTATCAAAGCAGATGAGCAAAGTGAGATACTCTTAACCTCCGGCGCGATTGGAACGCCGCAATTATTATTACTAAGCGGTGTCGGACCAGAGGAAGACCTAAGAAAAATGAATATTACGGTGATACTAAACAATGAACATGTAGGAAAAGAGATGGCAGACAACCCATCAAACAACATCCAAATCCCTTCACCAGAAAtacaaaagcaaacactacttCAAGTAGTAGGCATCACTACTAAGGGTTTCTACGTTGAGTCCAGCAGTGGCTTTGGCCAAAATAATGACAGCATCGTCACTATCGAGAATGGCAATATGTCTgaggtaatttttattttagattatataaataatattattaatatttatcaaattaactaATGTGAGACTATTATTTAATGTAGTTAAAAAGAGATATTCCGAGGAGGTTCTATTCTTGAGAAGGTCATAGGTCCTCTCTCCAAAGGAAACCTCAGCCTTGTTAACACCAATGTAACCAGCAACCCGGCCGTTACCTTTAACTACTTCGCCGAGCCCGAAGATCTCCGGCGATGTGTTGCAGGAGTTAGTTTGTTATTAAAGATTGCGAAAACAAGGCCGGTGATTGAGCTGATGGGGAACTTAAGTTACACAGATGAGATGTTGTTGAACATGAGTGTGAATGCTAATATAAATTTGATACCGAAGAGTGGGAATGAGACAAAGTCATTACCTGAGTTCTGCAAGAGAAGTGTGACAACTTTGTGGCATTACCATGGAGGGTGTATTGTTGGGAAGGTGGTGGATAGGGATTACAAGGTCATTGGAGTTGGGAGGATTCGGGTGGCGGATAGCTCTTTGTTTGTTGAATCCCCGGGGACTAATCCTCAGGCCACTGTTATGATGCTGGGCAG AATGATGGGAGTGAAGATGATCAGGGAGAGACTGAGAGCAGGCTAG